In Streptomyces rapamycinicus NRRL 5491, the genomic stretch GGCCGACATCGGCGCTTTGAACGGTATCGACTCTCTGCGCTCCGTTTTCTTCGGCGAGTGCCACGGGCCGTACCCAGGCCCCCTGGACCTCTCATCCCTGGCCGGCCGCACGGCCCCGACGCAGCTCACCGTCGAGGTGGGCAGCACACAGACCGTCACCGGGACCGAACACCTCGACCCCGGCATCCGAGTCCGCTACCGGTGAGGGGAGACAACGCTCAGGCGCCGCCCAGCTCCGTGTGGCGCGCGGCCAGCCGCTGCGCGCCGTGCTCGGTCAGCGAGCCGTGCAGCCGTAGGCGGGCCACGCCGCCGTCCGGATGGATGTCGATCCGGACGTGGGTCACCGGCGGGGCCGCGTCCAGGAGGAAGCGGTGGACCGTATCGGGCTGGAGGCGGGTGCGGGGCAGGAGTTCGGTCCAGGCCGGGGCCGTGTGGTCGGCCGGGTCCGCGCCGGTTGTCGCGTCGAGGCCGTACAGCGCCGCCCAGCCCGGTGCGTTGCCCTTGTAGCAGCCGGTGTCGATCTCCACGGCGCGGATGGACCCCTGGGCGGCGAGGCGGTAGCGGACCCAGTCGTGGCCCGTGTCGCGGCGGCGGCGGGTCTCCCAGCCCTCGTCCATCCGTGTGGAGCGGCCCGGCCCGATGGAGTTGGCGGGCGGGGAGTAGAAGCGGTCGGAGGCGTCCTCGGCCGCTCCGCCGTGCTCCAGCGCCACCAGGTCGAAGGTGCCGAGGGCGGTGAGCCACGCCGGGTCGGGGGCGGCCTCGCCGTGGACGCGGAGGCGGGCGATGCCCCCGTCGGGGTGCTGCTTGAGGCGGAGGTGGGTGAAGCGGCGGCGGACGGAGACGGGGAAGCCGTTGGCCGCGTGGCCGCCGATCCGCGTACGGGGGACGAGCTCGGTCCATACGATGTCGTCGGCCAGGAGCTCCTCGGGGGACGGGGTGCCGTCCACCGCCGTGGCCTCGACGCTCACCGCGCGCGGGTAGTTGCCGCGGAAGTGGGCGGTGTCGACGACGATGCCGTGGACGGCCCCGGGCGCGCCGAGGCGGATCAGGGCCCAGTCGTGGTCGTCCTCGGCCGGATGCGGGGTGTCGGCCGAGGCCCCGCGCCGCCGCCGGGTCTCCCAGCCGTCCATGACCTTGCCCTTGTGGCCGAAGGCCTCGGGGTCGAAGCGCGGCGCTTCGGGCCTCAGCAGGTTCTCGCGCTCGGCGAAGAACTCGTCGTTGGCGGCGATCACGCTTCCGCCGAGCCGCCGGTCGGCCAGGTCCACGAGGTGGGTGAAGGGGAGGTCGGCGGTCCGGTAGTCGGCGTACGGGTCGCCACCGCCGTACGGGGCGGCGTCGCCGGTGAAGCGGGGGGTCGGCGCGGTCATGTGCGGGGCTGCCTTTCCATCGGCGCGGTCATGGGCGGGACGGACCTTCCGGCGGCGTTGGTCATGGGCGGGACGGACCTTCCGGCGGCGTGGTCATGGGCAGGACGGCCTTTCCAGGAGTCGGCCGGTGGGTTCGGCCGGCGTGCCGTGGTCGGCGATCTTCCGGCCGCGCAGCCATGTGGACCGTACGACGCCGTACAGCGTTCTGCCCGCGTAGGCGGTGACCTGGTTGCGGTGGTGGAGGGTGACGGGGTCGACGGTGAAGGTCTCGTCGGGGGCGAGGACCGCGAAGTCGGCGTCGCGCCCCGGCTCGATGGCGCCCTTACGGTCGAGACGGACGAGCGCGGCGGGGCCGGTGGACATCCAGCGGGCCACGTCGTGGAGGGTGTGGCCGCGCCGCCGGGCCGCCGTCCAGACGGCCGGGAGCCCGAGCTGGAGCGAGGAGATGCCGCCCCAGGCCTGCCCGAAGTCGCCGACCTTGAGCTCGGCCGAGCAGGGCGAGTGGTCGGAGACGACGCAGTCGATCTCCCCGGCCGCCAGGCCCGCCCACAGCGCGTCCTGGTTGGCGGCCTCCCTGATCGGCGGACAGCATTTGAACTCCGTGGCGCCGTCGGGGACTTCCTCGGCGGTGAGGGTCAGGAAGTGCGGGCAGGTCTCCACGGTGATCCGGACGCCCTCGCGCCGTGCGTCGGCGATCAGCGGCAGCGCGTCGGCGGACGAGAGGTGCAGGACGTGGACGCGGGCGTCCAGCTCGCGGGCGAGGGCGATGAGGCCCGCGATGGCCTCGTTCTCGGCGGCGCTCGGGCGGGAGGCGAGGAAGTCGGCGTAGCGCGGGCCGGTGGGCGGCGGGGCGCCGTCGATGAGGCGGGCGTCCTCGGCGTGGACGATCAGCAGTCCGCCGAAGCCCGCGATCTCGCGGAGGGCGGTCCGGAGCTGGTCGGGGGCGAGTGGCGGGAATTCGTCCACGCCGGAGGGGAGCAGGAACGCCTTGAAGCCGAGAACGCCCGCGTCGTGCAGCGGCCGCAGCTCCGGGGCGTTCCCGGGCACGGCGCCGCCCCAGAACCCGATGTCGACATGGGCCGACCGCCGGGCGACGGCCTGTTTGACCTCCAGGGCGGGGACGGTGGTGGTCGGCGGGACGCTGTTGAGCGGCATGTCGACGAGGGTGGTGACGCCACCGGCCGCGGCGGCGCGGGTGGCGGAGCCGAACCCCTCCCATGCGGTGCGGCCGGGGTCGTTGACGTGGACGTGGGTGTCGACGAGGCCGGGGAGCAGGACGTCGTCCCCGAGGTCTTCGAGTCGCGCCCCGGGCGGTACGGCGGTGTCGTACGGCAGGACGGCGCTGATCCTCCCCTCGGCGACGGACACGGCGACGGATGCCGCGCGCGGACCATCCGGGGTCATGACGCGGCGTGAGCGCAGCACCAGCTCCGGTTCGGGCTCCGGTTCCGAACGCGCTTCCGGATCCAGGTCGAACACCGTCACCAACCTTTCGCGATATCGAATGCGTTTTTCATCGGGTGCGGCAAGTCTTCACTCCGCCGCCGGGCGGGCCAAGACCCCACCCGTCGTGACCTGCGATGTGATCAGCGTCTGGGCCATCGCGCCGCCGACCCTGGCCTTCGCGGACCTCAGGCCGTAGACACCCCCGGCGATGGCCAGTCCGAAGCACCAGGAGAACGGGGCGACGTCCGAGAAGAACTTGACCAGTGCGAGCACCGCGGAGACCGCGGCCGCGGGCACGAAGGCGATGACGGCCTCGGGGTTGAAGCCCCGGCGGTAGTAGTACGCCCCCGCCTGGTCCGCGCTGAACAGGGCGTCGACATCGATCCGGCCGCGCCGCACCAGGTAGTAGTCGACCAGCAGGATCGCGACGAGCGGGCCGAGGAAGGCGCCGAGGCCGCCCAGGAAGTACTGGATGACGACGGGGCTGGAGTACAGCTTCCACGGCATCACGACGATCGCGAGCACCGCCGTGACCATGCCGCCGCGCCGGAAGTCCAGGTGCTTGGGGGCGAGGTTGGCGAAGTCGTACGCCGGTGAGACGAAGTTCGCCACGACGTTGATCCCGATCGTGGCGATCATGAAGGACAGCGCGCCGACCACCGTGACCACCGGGTTGTCGATCCGCGCGATGACATGGACCGGATCGGCGACCGCGGTGCCGAAGACCGAGATCGTGCCCGCCGTCATCAGCACGGAGACGACGGCGAAGGCGGTGAAGTTCACCGGCAGCCCCAGCAGATTGCCGCGCCGGTACGAGCGGTGATCCGGGGTGAAGCGGGCGAAGTCGGCGTAGTTGAGCACCAGGGTGAGGAAGGTGGCCACGGTCAGGCTGACCGCGATCACGCTCTGGTGCAGCTGTTCGCCACCGCTCAGCCCGGTCAGGCTGCGGGTGAGCGAGATGTCGCCGCCCGCCTTGACCACCAGCCATACGGCGAGCACGAGCATGACCAGCCAGACCACCGGGCCGGTGGCGAAGTCCTGCACCTTGCGGATGAACTCCATGCCCCGGGTCAGCAGCACCGCCTGGAGCAGCCACATCACCAGGAACGCGATCCAGCCCAGGGTCGACAGGCCCAGGATGGAGTTGTGGTCGTACTCCGCGAGCCCCGGCGCGAGCTGGACGCCGAGCAGGATGAGCGCCTCCGACGCCAGCCAGGTCTGGATGCCGTACCAGGCGACCGCCATCACGGCCCGGAGCAGCGCCGGGATATTGGCGCCGTACACCCCCCAGCTGGCCCGCGCCAGAACCGGGAAGGGCACTCCGGTGCGGTGGCCCGCGTGGCCCATGCGGTTCATGAGCCAGTGGACGATGGTGATGCCGGCGAGCAGGGACAGGAACACCTCCCAGGTGGGCAGCCCGAGGACGAACAGGCTCGCCGCGAAGGCGTAGTTGCTGATCGCGTGGGTGTCCGACATCCACAGGGCGAAGATGCTGTACGTCCCCCAGGTGCGCTCCTTCGCGGGCGCGAGGTCCTCGTTGTACAGACGGGGGTCGGGCGAACGGGGTGCTGTCATGGTGCCCTCCGAGGGGGTGGTGCCGTTCCTGCCGTTGCTGCCGTTGCTGCCGTTGATGCCCTTGAAGCCGCCGGTTCACCGGATGTCGGGCCGACGCCCGCTCAGGGGCCAGCCGGTGATGGTCTTGGGCCGGGGCGGGGCGAAGGCCCGCGCCTT encodes the following:
- a CDS encoding NCS1 family nucleobase:cation symporter-1 produces the protein MTAPRSPDPRLYNEDLAPAKERTWGTYSIFALWMSDTHAISNYAFAASLFVLGLPTWEVFLSLLAGITIVHWLMNRMGHAGHRTGVPFPVLARASWGVYGANIPALLRAVMAVAWYGIQTWLASEALILLGVQLAPGLAEYDHNSILGLSTLGWIAFLVMWLLQAVLLTRGMEFIRKVQDFATGPVVWLVMLVLAVWLVVKAGGDISLTRSLTGLSGGEQLHQSVIAVSLTVATFLTLVLNYADFARFTPDHRSYRRGNLLGLPVNFTAFAVVSVLMTAGTISVFGTAVADPVHVIARIDNPVVTVVGALSFMIATIGINVVANFVSPAYDFANLAPKHLDFRRGGMVTAVLAIVVMPWKLYSSPVVIQYFLGGLGAFLGPLVAILLVDYYLVRRGRIDVDALFSADQAGAYYYRRGFNPEAVIAFVPAAAVSAVLALVKFFSDVAPFSWCFGLAIAGGVYGLRSAKARVGGAMAQTLITSQVTTGGVLARPAAE
- the alc gene encoding allantoicase — translated: MTAPTPRFTGDAAPYGGGDPYADYRTADLPFTHLVDLADRRLGGSVIAANDEFFAERENLLRPEAPRFDPEAFGHKGKVMDGWETRRRRGASADTPHPAEDDHDWALIRLGAPGAVHGIVVDTAHFRGNYPRAVSVEATAVDGTPSPEELLADDIVWTELVPRTRIGGHAANGFPVSVRRRFTHLRLKQHPDGGIARLRVHGEAAPDPAWLTALGTFDLVALEHGGAAEDASDRFYSPPANSIGPGRSTRMDEGWETRRRRDTGHDWVRYRLAAQGSIRAVEIDTGCYKGNAPGWAALYGLDATTGADPADHTAPAWTELLPRTRLQPDTVHRFLLDAAPPVTHVRIDIHPDGGVARLRLHGSLTEHGAQRLAARHTELGGA
- the allB gene encoding allantoinase AllB; the protein is MFDLDPEARSEPEPEPELVLRSRRVMTPDGPRAASVAVSVAEGRISAVLPYDTAVPPGARLEDLGDDVLLPGLVDTHVHVNDPGRTAWEGFGSATRAAAAGGVTTLVDMPLNSVPPTTTVPALEVKQAVARRSAHVDIGFWGGAVPGNAPELRPLHDAGVLGFKAFLLPSGVDEFPPLAPDQLRTALREIAGFGGLLIVHAEDARLIDGAPPPTGPRYADFLASRPSAAENEAIAGLIALARELDARVHVLHLSSADALPLIADARREGVRITVETCPHFLTLTAEEVPDGATEFKCCPPIREAANQDALWAGLAAGEIDCVVSDHSPCSAELKVGDFGQAWGGISSLQLGLPAVWTAARRRGHTLHDVARWMSTGPAALVRLDRKGAIEPGRDADFAVLAPDETFTVDPVTLHHRNQVTAYAGRTLYGVVRSTWLRGRKIADHGTPAEPTGRLLERPSCP